The following nucleotide sequence is from Hemitrygon akajei chromosome 22, sHemAka1.3, whole genome shotgun sequence.
TCTATTACATTTAACGTCTTCAGCTATGAACTTATTAGCTTCAAGAAACTAATTTTGAATAATGCCTAATTTTAAATCTCAAGTCTAATGTTTCAAGGGTTGTATAATCGACTAGAAAGTATAATAATTATAGGCCATTATAAATGGTGCCACCTTTTTAATTTACTTTTGTTCAAAAACAAGTCACAGCTGTGTTGGTTTTCCATCGCCTGTCCCCTGGGCAACCACAGGTAATTCTACGCAAACAGAAAATTACAATcttatttgcagatgatactgctTGGTAAATATGGTTTTACGTCCTTACTAACATTACCATCAAggacttattcatttattttatatatatatatctatatatatatataaaaaaaaattcttaaggGCTGCCAAGATTCTTTGGAATCAGTTCTTAACTTCACAGTAACAAAAATCCCAAATGGCCTTCACTGGAAAGTATGAATTGGAGAGTCAGGAAAACTTTGAGCAACTCATGAAAGCTCTGGGTAAGTTTCAATGGTAGCTCATCTAAAAATGTGTTTAAGTGCATTTATGAGGGATATAAATAAATTACTGTGATGTGCAATATTGTGGTTAAAATCAGTCCGCATTTGGGTGCTAAGTAGAGGACTGATGATAGCTCACTTATTTGATTTGACATTTTATGTTCTACTTAGTTTTCTTTCCATCTGATTTTCATTGCAAGCTGCTGCATTAGAAACTTGTTCTGGAGCTGAAGCAAGAGACATTTTATGGGACAATAACTACTTTGAGCATACAGATTTCAGATTTGTAGAGATAGTTGCTAAGTGAAATATTGATTTGGTTGTAGTGTTGCTTTGAGACACAATAATTGAAAAATGTATGTTATTTGGACAGGCTACTGATAACTGGAAGTAATTATCccagaaaataaaattaaagggTTTCTGAGTTGAATATGATGAAACCAGGGATCCACTTGAGAACTACATACAAATACTTTAGCTCGGTATTTTGCATTGTGGCACAGTAGTTGTATTAAAATAACAAAGATGAAATGCAGGATGAGAATGCTGATGTTTTAACCTATTTCTTAAGAGCCCCTTCCCACCTATTAGTATGACATCCCATTTTGTTGCTGAATCCTCTACAGCTAAATCTAATTTCTCTGCTATTGACTCACTCCTTCAGTTTTGAGTTGGATAATTTTTCAACTTGACCTAATCGGTCATTTAATGCAAAATGGACAAGGTATTAGGGTTCTGTGCTACCAAAGGCAAAAGGCTACACTGTACTCACATTTATTTGATTTGCTGTAGTTTGTCTTTAACTAGCTTCTGCATCATTCTGTTCCCTTATTTCTTCTCTCCCCAATTAGTGGCTACAGCCAAAGTTCCTTTTGTTTCTGTGAATGTTTGCAGAAGGAACTGGATGTAATACTATGCTGTTATTCATTCAGAAACTATGGGTCACCATAAGTGAGTTTCACGCACCACTTAGAGCACACAggaatgattttaaaaaatggtaAGTTGGTTTATTGAGGAAATGCAGTTAATACTTGCAGTTTTCTAAAACCCCATCTGAAAGGGGGCTTTAATTTGAGAGGGAAACTAACTAGCATTAAGCAAAGTAGCAGCATTGCTTTCGAATGATGTActtgataaaaaaaaatcagggaagagctttttttttaaaaaaaacatagttTCACCAGTATTTCATTTTTGAAAACCCATTATGCCAAACAACATGTATACATTACACAAACTCTGGAAGGGATTATGGAAAATGTTATGGTGGCTGGCAAATTAGCAGGCACTGGTGcacctgcccctcctcctttacaGCAAAGAAAACAGATTGTTTTCTTCCCGACTATTGAGCCCCAGGAAGATCCTGATAATGGGAGTGGAGTAAATAATAGAATTATGCAGTTGAACTGGTCCTCTTAAAGGGATTAAACTCCATTGTTACTGATTTAAAGAGCTTGACATTGTATTTAGTAATATGTATGTGAGTGGCATACTGTGAAAATTAAAAGTTTCCCCAAACAGAGTGCTAACTCCTAGTCTTACTGTGGTCTGAAGTGCAGCACTTGCATTGTTCTAGGTGGAATTAAAGCAAAATACTTCTATAAAGCCACTCACAATAACAACATCAGGGTTCTTGGTGTCAATGTGGATATATGCCCTTTTCATATTTATTTTCTTGACTTAAATACCTCAAGTAATTGAGACTAAATTTCACTGATAATTGTGACACAAATTTCAATATTGCAACTTGTGTTTGCTTCAATGCCAATTTATTTTGCATTTGTAAACAACTTTATGTAATGGCCCCTCTATAGTCTGCAATCCAATACACTTCCTTTTAATTCAGACAATAAGAACCTAGTGTGCCTCTCTcctcggcagcatctatggagagtaatAAAGAGCTGACGTTTCATGCCAGGATGCttcatctgatgaagggtctcagctcaaaatatcagccaggcctgctgagttcctccaggatcttgaatgtgttgctctgaatttccaacatctgtcgAATCCCTTGTGTTAATGATgtgcctctctccctccctgaTTTGAAGGGTCTGACCTCCCATGAGAAAGCAGATGAGGACTCTTGTGTGCTTGTACCGAATCACAGTAAAACATTCAAACTCCTTCCATGTTGGTGGAGAACATCCTCCATCCTGGCTTCCGCTGCAGTTAACAGATCTGAGGGTGCTTTTCACTTTCCTGTGGATAGTTACTGAATTATTTGTGCATTTGCTTTAATTAGGATTCTCAGATGATATCATAAAGAAATACAAGGACAAAAGCAGCGCTGTTGAGTTTTCTCAGGATGGCGATTCCTTTCAATGCACTTACCACTTTGGAAACAGAGTCATTACAAACAATTTCACCATTGGACAAGAGACTGAATTCGTATCTTTCACGGGGCATAAAGTTAAGGTAGGAATgctcacatttttaaaaaaggaaatagTTTCCAAAAACAGCTATTAACCTACTTAATTTCAATTATCTTCATTTCTGAGTCTTgatcaggagcagaattaggccattctgccccacccttccatcatggccaattcattattcctctcaaccccattctcccgccttctccctgtaactgttgaTGCCCCTACTAATTAAGAACttgtcaaactctgctttaagtatacccaacaacttggcctccacagccatctgtggcaaaaatttccacaaattcacaaccctcgggctaaagaaatttctcctcatctctgttctaaagggatgtctctctgttctgaagctgtgccctctggtcctagactcgcccacgatAGAAACCATCCTCTCTATGTAGGCATTTTGATGTCAAATAGGTTTATATGAGATtccccctctttcttctaaacttcagtgtgtACAGAGTAAAACCACAGGTCATATTTCCCAGAACAAAATTTGCTTTGTTTCCTTGAAGCTCATTAATAAATAAGTGGATTGTTATATATCATGAGCAATTTCTCAGGTAAAACCCAGATCAGCACTCCACGGTGTATTTTATTACATCTCAGTTATATCTCTAATCTTTTCATCCATTTTTAATTACGTTTATTTTCTCCGGATTTGGATTTTTTCATGAGCTTTATCGGTTTATTAATCATCACCTATTTGTTTTGGAATCCTGACTTCTCTTGTAATCCCATCCTTTGAAAAAGAAACCCCttccacaagtttacatacaCTGAAGAGTTCTGATGATCACACCTGAAAGAAATCCATTGGCTTTTACTGAAGTAAAATCAATGTTTAACATTTATCTTAATAGATAGCTCAATGGGGTGAAAAAAACCTAAAAGATCTTgtattttgctggtgggggagtgcAAGGGAGAGTAGTGTGCTGATCTATTGATCATATTTCATGAAAACTACTAAACATGGCCTCAGGATTCAACAAGCCAAGATTTTACATTCCAAGAGTGCTTTCTatatataagactataagatattggagctgaagtaggccattcggcccatcgagtctgctccgccattcaatcagtcatccccactcccctgccttctccccacagcctttgatgccctggataatcaagaacctaactatctctgccttaaatacaccgaatAACTCGGCCTCCACAACCtcttgtggcaacagattccacagatggaccaccctctgactaaagtaatttctccgcatctctcttctaaatggacgtccttcaatcctgaagtcatgccctcttgtcctggactcccctaccatgggaaataactttgccatacctaaactgttcaggcattttaacatttggaatgtttctctgagatcccccctcagtctcctgaactccagggaatacagcccaagagctgccagacattcctcatatggtaaccctttcattcctggaatcattcttgtgaatcttctctgaatcctctccaatgtcagtatatcctttctaaaataaggagcccaaaaccacacacaatactccaagtgtggtctcacgagtgccttatagagcctcaacatcacatccgtgCTCTCAcattctatatctctagaaatgaatgccaacattgcattcaccttcttcaccattgactcaacctggagattaacctttagggtaccctgcacaaggactcccaagtccctttgcatctctgcattttgaattctctccccatctaaataatagtttgccTGTTTATTTCATCCACCAAAGTGTTTTGAAGGGGTTTATAACAATAATTTTCTTTAATCTTTTACAGTGAATGATGGGATGGGTTTACATCACCCTGTTTGGTTTTCTTTAGGCCTTGACCAGACTGGAAGGTGAGAATAAGCTCGTTGTCACCATGGACGGGTTGACTGTAGTCATGGAGATGAGTGGAGACAAAATGATTGAAGTAAGTCACTATTACTACTGGCTTCGCTGCTGAAGGAGTTGGAGCTGTTCTTCGCGATTGCTCATAGTCTTATCAAAGGCCAGATTCTGTGTGTGCCAGGAACTCTGacttcatcagatttctggaaaCCTCTCACTAAATCATGGGCTTGAATATTCCCTTCCGAGGTTTAAAGCTGTCTAGCCAGACATATAACACCTAATCAATTTATACAACTTAAAAAATAGAGAGTGAAAAAATAACATTCCACAATTATAAACAATTCTTGAGATATTATCATTCTACTCACCGAGAACAAATGGCTAAAAACCATAGTCAGACTGAAATTAACAGAGTTAAGAGGAATGTTTCAAATTACGGTACTCAAAATAGCAGATTGCCTGAGGCCTTAGCCTAGGATCAAAGGTTTAGACTTACTTAAATTTCCTAACTGAAGGAGTGGTGATGAATTTATTTCTGAATTAAAGGCCGTAGAAAAAAGTATATTCAATGAGGATTGAAACAGTGCTATCTACACCAATTAAGAGAGTTTGCGCAAACAGTATGGCTGATGGATTAGTGCTAAACGAGCTGCAAACTTGCTcgtccaggttcaatcctgaattTTGCAGCTGTTTC
It contains:
- the LOC140714713 gene encoding fatty acid-binding protein 1, liver-like, with protein sequence MAFTGKYELESQENFEQLMKALGFSDDIIKKYKDKSSAVEFSQDGDSFQCTYHFGNRVITNNFTIGQETEFVSFTGHKVKALTRLEGENKLVVTMDGLTVVMEMSGDKMIETFTNGEVTFKKISKRI